GTGCACCGTCAACGACTCCACGGCCTTCGTCTCCGTGGAGGTCACCTCGTCCGGCGACCGGCTGCCGCACTACGCCGGGAATCTCGACATCATCAATTCCGCCGCGATCCAGGCCGCCGAGTGTTACGCGGCGAACCGGCTCGCACTGGCAGGCAGGGAGACGGCATGAGCCAGGAAGCGGCCCGGGACGCCGCCGCGGGCAGGCCGGTCCAGATCCACGACCCGACGCTGCGCGACGGCCAGCACGCCGTGCGGCACAGCCTCGGCGCGGAGCAGTTCCGCGCCTATCTGAAGGCCGCGGACGCCGCAGCCGTCCCGGTCGTCGAGGTCGGCCACGGCAACGGGCTGGCCGCCTCGTCCCTCCAGGTCGGCCGGGCCCGGCTGAGCGACGACGAGATGATGTCGATCGCCCGGGAGACCCTGACGACCAGCAAGCTCGGGGTTCTCATGTTCCCGGGCTGGGCCACCACCCAGGACATCAAGAACGCCCTCGCTCACGAGGTCGACTTGGTGCGCATCGCGACGCACTGCACCGAGGCCAGCGTCGCCGAGCGCCACCTCGGCTTCCTGCGCGACGAGGGCGTGGAGGCGCACGGCATCCTCCTGATGACGCACATGGCGAGCCCCGACCAGCTCGCCGAGGAGTGCGCGCGCCTGGTCGGGTACGGCGCCACCGGTGTGGGCATCCTCGACTCCTCGGGGCACTTCCTGCCCTCGGACGTCACCGCCCGCATCGGGGCCATCTGCGCCGCCGTCGACGTGCCGGTGATGTTCCACGGGCACAACAACCTCGGCATGGCCGTGGCGAACTCGATCGCGGCGGCACAGGCGGGGGCCGGCATCCTCGACGCGTGTGCGCGGGGCTTCGGCGCCGGCGCCGGCAACACCCAGCTGGAGGTC
This is a stretch of genomic DNA from Streptomyces rubradiris. It encodes these proteins:
- the dmpG gene encoding 4-hydroxy-2-oxovalerate aldolase, whose product is MSQEAARDAAAGRPVQIHDPTLRDGQHAVRHSLGAEQFRAYLKAADAAAVPVVEVGHGNGLAASSLQVGRARLSDDEMMSIARETLTTSKLGVLMFPGWATTQDIKNALAHEVDLVRIATHCTEASVAERHLGFLRDEGVEAHGILLMTHMASPDQLAEECARLVGYGATGVGILDSSGHFLPSDVTARIGAICAAVDVPVMFHGHNNLGMAVANSIAAAQAGAGILDACARGFGAGAGNTQLEVLVPVLERLGFRTGIDLYRLLDAADIAGRELMPAPPTIDSVSIVSGLAGVFSGFKKPVLDIAAREGVDPRDVFFELGRRQVVAGQEDLIVEVALALRAARDGGSPASSGTGSC